A DNA window from Castanea sativa cultivar Marrone di Chiusa Pesio chromosome 7, ASM4071231v1 contains the following coding sequences:
- the LOC142642016 gene encoding 18S rRNA (guanine-N(7))-methyltransferase RID2, with product MSSRPELQAPPEIFYDDVEARKYTSSSRIIEIQANLSERALELLALPDDGVPRLLLDIGCGSGLSGETLSENGHHWVGLDISQSMLDIALEREVEGDLLLGDMGQGLGLRPGVIDGAISISAVQWLCNADKSSHVPKLRLKAFFGSLYRCLARGGRAVLQVYPENIQQRELILRSAMHVGFSGGVVVDYPHSSKKRKEYLVLTCGPPSVSTSVPTGKGEDGESSSDDESSGDEENQTVCISDRHRPKKKQKITKKGRGRDWVLKKKEQRRRRGDEVPPDTKYTARKRKARF from the exons atgtCGTCGAGACCTGAGCTTCAAGCACCACCGGAAATATTCTACGACGATGTCGAGGCTCGCAAATACACTTCCTCCTCTCGCATCATCGAAATTCAG gcaaatCTGTCAGAGAGAGCTTTAGAGCTTCTTGCTCTACCTGATGATGGAGTGCCCAGATTGCTCCTTGACattg gtTGTGGGTCAGGACTTAGTGGTGAGACTCTATCAGAGAATGGACACCATTGGGTTGGGTTAGATATTTCACAGTCAATGCTTG ATATTGCATTGGAGCGAGAGGTAGAGGGTGACCTTTTACTTGGTGACATGGGTCAG GGCTTAGGACTTCGTCCTGGGGTCATAGATGGGGCCATCAGTATCTCTGCTGTTCAG TGGTTATGCAATGCTGACAAGTCCTCTCATGTTCCAAAATTAAGATTGAA GGCTTTCTTTGGGTCATTATACAGATGCTTAGCCAGGGGAGGAAGAGCAGTGTTACAAGTGTATCCTGAAAATATACAACAGCGTGAATTGATTTTGCGTTCTGCAATGCATGTTGGATTTTCTGGTGGTGTGGTTGTGGATTACCCACACAG ttctaagaaaagaaaagaataccTTGTCCTTACATGTGGTCCTCCATCTGTAAGCACATCTGTTCCAACAGGAAAGGGTGAAGATGGGGAGAGTTCTTCTGATGACGAGAGTAGTGGTGATGAAGAAAATCAAACA gTCTGCATCTCTGATAGACACAGACCCAAGAAAAAGCAGAAAATAACCAAGAAAGGAAGGGGAAGAGATTGGGTATTGAAGAAGAAGGAACAGAGGAGAAGAAGGGGAGATGAAGTGCCTCCAGATACAAAATATACTGCTCGAAAAAGAAAGGCTCGCTTCTGA